The DNA sequence ATCGTCGTGCCGAAGAACGAGGACGAGCTGGACCCGATCCTCATGGGCATCCCGCTCCAGCTCCTCGCCTACCACACCGCCCTGGCCCTCGGCCGGGACATCGACAAGCCGCGGAACCTGGCGAAGTCCGTGACCGTGGAGTAGGCGCCGCGCGCGTGAGTGGCCCCCCGTGCGTGCCACCAAGCACACGGGGGGCCACTCCTTCAGGACCGGGGTCGCCCATTACCCCGGCCCGTGCCTGCCTCAGCCGGTGGCCGTCACCCCCCGGCCGGCAGGACGCCCGGGCAGGGCCGTCGGCCAGTTCGCCAGGGCGGCCGTCGCGCCGTACCAGGCGAGCAGGCCGCCCGCCGCCGCGCACCAGCCGCCCGCCTTGGCCAGGCCGCCGCTGTCGGCGAACCGCGCGACGGCGAGCAGCAGCAGGGCCGCGCACATCAGGGCGTACGTACCGCGCACCAGGGAGGAGCCGCCGGACGCCGCGGTGAGCGTCAGGGCGAGGAGTGCGAAGAGCAGCAGGAACAGACCCTCGGAGTTCGCGGAGATCCGGCTGTCGGCGGAGGCGCCCCAGGTGAACCAGAGCGCGCCGAGCCCGGTGAAGGCGGTGCCGGTGAGCCTCTCCTCGCGCAGCGCGAGGATGCCCACGACGAACAGCGCGATGCCGCCGACATAGGTGGCGAGGGCGACGGCGTCGGCCGCCGTCACGCCGTCGATCACTTCGGTGTGACCGAGGCCGAAGGCCAGCAGGGTGAGTCCGAGAGCGAGCTGACCGAGGGTCGAGGTGCTGCGTCCCGCGGAGACGTCTTTGTCCACGGCGGGCTCCCTTCGTGCAGGTGCGGTGGTGCGGTGCGGTCGCCGGGGACGCGGTGCCCCGGCGACCGGTACGTACCCTTCACAAGGGCACAACCCACCTCTACGCACGAGTAGATTTATGCGCCGCGACACGGGAGTTGACGCCACGACACCCTCATCCCACGGGGGACGGCGGGCCGTTACGGAATGACGACCACGGGCCGTTGCGCACGGCGCGCGAGGCGGCCCGCGACGGATCCGAAGATGCGCCCCACGATGCCGTGCGTCGAGCCGACGACGATGGCGTCCGCGGAGTACTCCCGGCCGACCTCTTCGAGCTCGTGGCAGATGTCGCCGCCGCGCTCGACGAGGATCCAGGGCACTTCCGACAGATACTCCGCACAGGCCAGTTCGAGGCCGAGGACCTCCGTGCGGTGGTCGGGGACGTCCACGAAGACGGGTGGCTCACAGCCCGCCCAGACCGTGGTGGGCAGGCGGTTGGCGACGTGCACGATGATCAGGCCGGAGCCGGAGCGGTGCGCCATGCCGATCGCGTAGGCGAGGGCCCGTTCGCTGGACGTCGAGCCGTCGAAGCCGACGACGACGCCGTGCCGGAAAGCGGGATCGCAGGAATGACGTGGTTCTTCCGCCGCTTGGGGGGTCGTCGTCGGATCGGCGACCTGCCGCTTGCGGTCCGCGGGTTCGGAGAATTCGTGACCGGCCATCGGTGTCTCGGCGAAGGAGTCCTCTGTGGGAGGGTCGGCTTTTTTCGAGTGCTTCGGCGCCCGTGGTGCGGCGCGGTGGATCGGGTCGTGCGCGGATTCCCGGGTGCGGTACGGGGAGCTGGTCGAGCGCGGATCCGGCGCGGGTCGGGCCCTGCGGCCTTCGGCGCACACGGGCCGTCACCGGACGCGTGTCCGGGAATCATCTTCCCAACCCCTTACCCCCAAGGGTACGGCGACACTCCTCTCCTGCCCAGGTCCCGGCCGGGGATCTCCCGGGCCGCGGCAGCGGCTCGCGCTGCCCGCGTGAGGCCTCGGTACGGCCTTCGCACGGCCCCACGGCGTTCACCGGAGCATGCATGAGCGGGGCTCGGATGGCAATGGCAGCTGCCCCGTACAGGCGGTTTGCGCCCGGTTCGCGCGCACTGGCCCCTTCCGGCCAGTGACCGGCCGCATGGCCACGCGTTGAACCCGTGAAACCACTCTTTCGGAGACATCCCCAGGAACAGACACCACGTGCGAAACCACCGCCGCAGGGAGTACGCCGTGCCAGGACCGATCACCGCCGCCCCAGTCGCCGCAGCGACCACCCGACGCCGCGCTCCCGAGGGGGCGCGCGAGCGCCGGGGCCCCGGGACCGCCGGGCCCCGGGGCGCCGAGACCCCGGGGGCGCTCCCGCAGGAGTCGGCGAGCGACGTGGTGCGCTGGGCGGCGTTCTCCTGCGTCCTCGTCCCGGTCGTGCTCGTCGGGTACGGGACCTCGCTGGCCGGGGCGGCCGGTTCGGCCCTGGGACTCGCGGCCGTGACGGGGGTGTGCCGGGTGCTCCTCAGGCAGTCCGAGCGAGGGGCGGAGCGGGCCCTCGTCGAGCGGCGTCCGACCGCCGCCGGACGCCGCGCGGGGGCGGCTCCGGGGGCGCGCCGGGGCG is a window from the Streptomyces spectabilis genome containing:
- a CDS encoding universal stress protein, translating into MAGHEFSEPADRKRQVADPTTTPQAAEEPRHSCDPAFRHGVVVGFDGSTSSERALAYAIGMAHRSGSGLIIVHVANRLPTTVWAGCEPPVFVDVPDHRTEVLGLELACAEYLSEVPWILVERGGDICHELEEVGREYSADAIVVGSTHGIVGRIFGSVAGRLARRAQRPVVVIP
- a CDS encoding GPR1/FUN34/YaaH family transporter — its product is MDKDVSAGRSTSTLGQLALGLTLLAFGLGHTEVIDGVTAADAVALATYVGGIALFVVGILALREERLTGTAFTGLGALWFTWGASADSRISANSEGLFLLLFALLALTLTAASGGSSLVRGTYALMCAALLLLAVARFADSGGLAKAGGWCAAAGGLLAWYGATAALANWPTALPGRPAGRGVTATG